CCCGCCTACCGGTTCCGCACCCCCGACGGCCACCTGATGGAGATTTATTACGAAACGGTTTGGTACAGGCCCACGGAGGAGACAAGGCCGGCTTTGAAAAACCAGGCTTCGCGCTTCCCGGCTCGGGGGGCCAACCTCCGGCGCTTGGACCACATCAACCTCCTGGCCTCGGACGTGACCGCCGTGCGGATTTTCATGGAGCGGTACCTGGGGATGAAGCTGACGGAGCAGATCGTCTTCAGCGACGGCAGCGAGCAAGGAGCCTGGCTGACGTGCAACAACAAGACCTACGACGTGGCCATCACCAAGGACCATCTCGGGGCCCGGGGGAGGCTTCACCACTTTACCTACGCTGAGCTCTCATCACTTTGAGGGCTGGGGCTTGACAAGGGAAGAGAAGAGGGGGGTAAGTAAGGTGTGCCGCCCACCACCCCCCTTTCCCAAGTTATCACCCTCTGGGTCCATAAGGTCTTCGCCTCCCTCAGGAAAACCATCCGCTCCAACCTCGCCCTCTTCCTGTCCACCCTCCTCACTACCCCCCTGGACCCCACCCTCTCCGACCTCGCCCGCAGAACCCCCCTCCCCACCCTGGCCCAAAGCCGCCTCAATCGCCTCTGGCGCTTCCTCCATCACCCCACCCTGCAAGACCCCTGGGCCCTCACCGAAGCCCTCCTCCCCCTCCTCGTCCCTCGTTTCCCCAAAGACCGCCCCCTCCCCCTCATCGTGGACTGGACCTTCACAGAGGACGGTAGGCACCAAGCCCTGGTGGCCGCCCTTCCCCTCAAGGGAAGGGCCCTGGTGGTGGCCTTCGCTCTTCACCCCCTCTCCCCTTTCCCCAGTCAAAACCGGGTGGAGGAGGAGTTCCTCCACCGCCTGGGCCGCGCCGTCCAGGACCTGGGATATACCCCCTCTTCCTCCTGGACCGCGGCTTTGACCGGGTCTCCCTGATGCGAAAGCTCCAGGGGTGGGGCATGGGCTTCCTCATCCGCCTGCGGCAGAACCGGGAGGTGGAACCCCAAGGGGGAAGCGCCTTCCCCTGAAGGAGGGCTACCGGCGTGTGGTCCACCCCCTGCGGGAGGAGGTCCGCCTTTTCGGACACGGTGGGGAGGGGGTAGAAGTCACCCTCCTGGTGTACCCAGGGGGTCGGGATCCCTGGTATCTGGCCTATTCGGGCCCTTTTGGGGGGGAGCCGCCCTATGGGTGGCGGATGTGGATTGAAGAGGGGTTTAGGGACCTGAAGGGGCAGGGGTTTGGGCTGGACCGCCATCGGCTGCGGACGGGGGCGAGCCTCAGGGGGTGGTTATGGCTTCTGGCCTTGGGGATGGCGCTCTTGGTCCTTCTGGGGGCGCGCTTGCAGGGCAGGGAATGGCTTCCCCGGCTTCTGGCCCATCCCGAGCGGCAAAGCCTCTTCCGTCTGGGCCGGATCGCCCTGGCCCAGGGGCCCCCGCCTTGGAGGGAAGCAGTGGTGGAGGAGCTGGTCAGGTTGCTTCAGGAACTGGGGGGAGGAAAGTGATGAGAGCTCAGTTTACCTACGCCGTGGACAGCCGGGAAGAGGTGTTGCGGGCTGCGGACATCTGCCTCGAGCACGGGGTGTTCATTGAGACCGGGCCTCATAAGCACGCCATCCAGCAGACCTTTTTCCTCTACGTGTACGAGCCGGGAGGGTGCCGCTTTGAGGTCGCCTCTCCCGGGGCCAGGCTCCTCCTTGCCCCCGACTGGAAGCCCATCGTGTGGAACGAGGAGGAGCGTAAGAAGGGCCAGGCCTGGGGCCTGAAGACCGTGGAAAGCTTCCATACCTACGGGGTACCCCCTGTGGAGGAGTGAGCGATGGCCGTGGTCCCGGAAGGCAAGGTAACGGAGGGGCAGAGCGCTTACCAGCGGCTTCGCTCGGCGATTTTGGAGGGGGAGCTCCTTCCAGGGCAGCGCCTGGTGGAAAAGGACCTCGCCGAGCGCTTCGGCCTCGGTAGGGCGGCCATCCGCACCGCCTTGGCCCGCCTCGAGCAGGAAGGGCTGGTGGAAAGTGCGCCTTACCGAGGAGCTTGGGTCCGGATCCTCTCCGAAGAGGAAGCCCTGGAGGTTTTGGAGGCACGGATGGCCTTAGAATCCTTGGCCGCACGCCATGCCGCCCGGAAGGCCACCCCCGAGGACATCGCCCGGCTTCAGGGCATTCTGAGGGAGATGGAGGAGCATTACGCCCGGGGGGACCTCCTGGCCATGTCGGAGCTCAACGCCCTCTTCCACCGTACCCTCGTGGAGGCTTCCCGTCACCGAACGGCGGCCCGCCTCATCGAAGCCCTTCGGGCCCAGGGGGTGCGCCACCAGTACCGCACCATCCTGGTCCCGGGTCGTTCCCAGCGCTCCCTCGAGGAGCACCGGCGGATCCTCGAGGCGGTGTCCGCCCGGGACGAAGAGGCCGCGGAGCGGGCCATGCGGGAGCACCTTCAAGGGGTGATGGCGGCCTTGCGCCAGGCCAAAGGGGGTCCTGCGTGAGCTTCCGGGAACGCGCCCTCGCCCTCCTTCAGGGGGGGTGGGACCTCCACGTGCACGTGGAGCCCGACCTCTTGCCCAGGAAGACCGATGACCTCACCCTGGCCCGGCGCTTCCGGGAGATGGGCCTAAAGGGCTTCCTCCTAAAGTCCCACTACGCTCCGACGGCGGAGCGGGCCCAGGTGGTGCGCAAGGCGGTGCCCGGGGTGGAGGTTCTGGGGGCCGTGGTGCTCAACCACGGGGTGGGAGGGCTGAACCCTTTGGCGGTGGAGGTGGCCGCCCGGGCCGGAGCGCGTTTCGTCTGGTTCCCCACGGTGGATGCGGCCAACGAGGCCAGGCACCTGGAGAAGCTTCCTCCTGAGAAAAGGCCCCAGTGGGCGGGCCTCATGGAAGCCCTCCGGAAGGAGGGTACCGTTCCCGAGCCCATTGCTCTCCTGGACGCCTCAGGGAGGCTTCGCCCCGAGGCCCGGGCGGTGCTGAAGGTGGCGGCCCGGCACGGGATGGTGGTGGCCACGGGCCACCTCTCCCGGGAGGAGGTGTTCCGCGTGGTGGAGGCGGCCCTGGAGGAGGGCGTGTCCCAGGTGGTGGTGACCCATCCCGACTACCCCACCCAGGCCCTCTCCCTGGAAGACCAGCGCCTTTTGGCCCGGTGGGGGGCTTATCTGGAGCGGTGTTTCGCCCCTTCCCACACGGGGAAGGTGCCTTGGGAGGCCTTGTTCCGGGCTATCCGGGCCACCCCCTTGGAGCGGAACTTCGTCTCCACGGACCTGGGGCAACCCCAAAACCCCCCGGTGGAGGAGGGCCTGGTCCTGATGGCCGAGCGCCTCCTGGAGGCGG
This region of Thermus thermophilus genomic DNA includes:
- a CDS encoding GntR family transcriptional regulator; amino-acid sequence: MAVVPEGKVTEGQSAYQRLRSAILEGELLPGQRLVEKDLAERFGLGRAAIRTALARLEQEGLVESAPYRGAWVRILSEEEALEVLEARMALESLAARHAARKATPEDIARLQGILREMEEHYARGDLLAMSELNALFHRTLVEASRHRTAARLIEALRAQGVRHQYRTILVPGRSQRSLEEHRRILEAVSARDEEAAERAMREHLQGVMAALRQAKGGPA
- a CDS encoding DUF6282 family protein; translation: MSFRERALALLQGGWDLHVHVEPDLLPRKTDDLTLARRFREMGLKGFLLKSHYAPTAERAQVVRKAVPGVEVLGAVVLNHGVGGLNPLAVEVAARAGARFVWFPTVDAANEARHLEKLPPEKRPQWAGLMEALRKEGTVPEPIALLDASGRLRPEARAVLKVAARHGMVVATGHLSREEVFRVVEAALEEGVSQVVVTHPDYPTQALSLEDQRLLARWGAYLERCFAPSHTGKVPWEALFRAIRATPLERNFVSTDLGQPQNPPVEEGLVLMAERLLEAGFDEAEVRHMAVTVPEKLALGGER